In one window of Mytilus galloprovincialis chromosome 6, xbMytGall1.hap1.1, whole genome shotgun sequence DNA:
- the LOC143080755 gene encoding protein O-linked-mannose beta-1,4-N-acetylglucosaminyltransferase 2-like — protein sequence MSLHMITHAVMFAVIATLVKKYFQILYQLDDLQDRCLYAEWEHSNKADLNTHNTQDESQSNMKFHSFETCQSNFKTHVCHFKNLCYQPKENLFVFFYNEDEMKYSSLNRNNIPSLSTPADFTGHELPLTFLSENFSSQFSVRWINKTSYIFNRFKSDNLMHVIHDDLLPLHFTMKHFENLKSKTAALDKFDAQIVFMDVWPPGDYRALYELFTGSQPQYKIDLQEIEQQDGQEVEDGRELVCFSSAIVGLLTDTLWYNYGFVEPQGPILDSTVNAHQIKSTSHFILHHLDSKAQHLTDFIVLISRKENRRIMNENDLVQTILQKFSMKVVTISSETHSLTDMISLVSDAKGVIGMHGSLLILAMFLKPGSFLIELFPYAVSPDQYTPYKTLANIKGMDINYVSWENTNQKSTVGHVDYPPEHGGLMHLQSEVQKEIINQKKVPKHLCCDDPSWLYHIYQDTFVDISAILNLIKPAMNNGKNKNIRHSENLETPSEIKNVNCQVIKEKTCSLNISWEIPWNIHFLTFEKLNYEIILEESAAEASVKYVTDKLKLDIHDRIDCEKDYIVWGKAVVDGMSHDKYTSKDCHM from the coding sequence ATGAGTCTACATATGATAACACATGCTGTTATGTTTGCTGTCATTGCAACATTAGTAAAGAAATACTTCCAAATTCTTTATCAGCTGGATGATTTACAGGATAGATGTCTGTATGCAGAATGGGAGCATTCAAACAAAGCAGATTTAAATACACACAATACTCAAGATGAATCTCAAAGCAACATGAAATTCCATTCTTTTGAAACTtgtcaatcaaattttaaaactcATGTTTGCCATTTTAAAAATCTATGTTATCAGCCAaaagaaaatttgtttgtttttttctataacgAGGATGAAATGAAATATAGTTCTTTGAACAGAAATAACATTCCATCACTTTCAACTCCAGCAGACTTCACAGGTCACGAACTACCACTTACATTTCTTAGTGAAAACTTTTCATCACAATTTAGTGTCAGATGGATAAATAAAACTAGTTACATTTTCAATCGTTTTAAGTCCGACAATCTCATGCATGTTATTCATGATGACTTACTGCCTTTACATTTCACaatgaaacattttgaaaatttgaaatcaaagacGGCTGCGTTGGATAAATTTGATGCACAGATTGTATTCATGGATGTCTGGCCTCCGGGAGATTACAGAGCATTGTATGAACTTTTTACAGGTTCTCAACCTCAGTATAAAATAGATCTACAAGAAATTGAACAACAGGATGGTCAAGAAGTAGAAGATGGGAGAGAACTTGTATGTTTCTCAAGTGCAATAGTCGGTCTTTTAACAGATACTTTATGGTATAATTACGGGTTCGTTGAGCCACAAGGCCCTATATTAGACTCCACAGTTAATGCTCATCAAATTAAATCTACTAGTCACTTTATTTTACATCATCTGGATTCAAAGGCTCAACATTTAACAGATTTTATAGTTTTAATATCCAGGAAAGAAAATCGTAGAATTATGAATGAAAATGATCTAGtccaaacaattttacaaaaattttcaatGAAAGTTGTTACAATAAGTAGTGAAACACATTCATTAACAGATATGATATCCCTTGTTTCTGATGCTAAAGGTGTTATAGGAATGCATGGGTCATTGTTAATTCTGGCAATGTTTTTAAAACCAGGGTCTTTCTTAATAGAACTATTTCCCTATGCTGTGtcacctgatcaatatacacCATACAAGACATTAGCCAACATCAAAGGTATGGATATAAATTATGTTTCTTGGGAAAATACAAATCAGAAATCTACAGTTGGTCATGTTGATTATCCACCAGAGCATGGGGGTCTGATGCATTTACAGTCAGAAGTTCAGAAGGAAATTATTAACCAGAAGAAAGTACCCAAACATTTATGTTGTGATGATCCTTCTTGGCTTTATCATATTTATCAGGACACTTTTGTAGATATCAGTGCAATTTTGAATTTAATCAAACCAGCCATGAATAAtggaaagaataaaaatattagaCATTCTGAAAATCTTGAAACAccatctgaaattaaaaatgtcaACTGTCAAGTTATAAAGGAGAAAACTTGTTCACTTAACATATCATGGGAAATACCATGGAACATTCATTTCTTAACTTTTGAGAAACTCAACTATGAAATAATTCTTGAGGAGAGTGCTGCAGAAGCTTCTGTTAAATATGTAACAGACAAATTAAAATTAGATATACATGACAGAATAGACTGTGAAAAGGATTACATTGTTTGGGGAAAAGCTGTAGTAGATGGTATGTCACATGACAAATATACAAGTAAAGATTGTCATATGTAA